In a single window of the Tellurirhabdus bombi genome:
- the glgX gene encoding glycogen debranching protein GlgX: protein MENTITIENSESLRSKPGKPYPLGATFDGEGVNFALFSEHATGVMLCLYDANDPTKEIQTIALTEQTDYVWHIYLDDIKPGQLYGYRVDGPFDPSQGLLFNPNKVLLDPYAKAISGPIDGEVELLGYDLDDESDERFRTQSTTDNSAVIPKSIVIDNAFDWEDDKSPDIPQNRSVIYELHVKGFTAQHPKLPKNIRGTYAGLASPEAIDYLTKLGVTTVELMPVHQFTGESYWGYNSIGFFAPHSGYAANGAMGQQVDEFKGMVKALHKAGLEVVLDVVYNHTAEGNQFGPTLSMKGIDNPAYYWLVEDNKAFYMDYTGTGNTVNMNHPRTLQLVMDSLRYWVTEMHVDGFRFDLASALAQSLSAAGQLSAFLDAVHQDPILSQVKLIAEPWDIQSYHVGNFPVKWSEWNGKYRDCVRSFWKGDEGQAHELALRVLGSPDLYGNDGRNPTNSINLITAHDGFTLNDLVSYNDKHNDANGEDNRDGHNDNLSWNCGAEGPTDDAEINALREKQKRNFLATLLLSQGTPMLLMGDECGRTQQGNNNAYSQDNEISWFNWEWDEKQQALFDYTRQVLALRKDIALLRRRKFYTQDEVSWLCTNGEAMTPENWHDCNTRCLGLHIDGSKVEEQDENGEPISGGQYLLLFNTYWEPLSFSIPKAGRKRKWDVLINTAEDQSKKDVPAGKDLDLAPRSMLVLKA, encoded by the coding sequence ATGGAAAACACTATCACAATCGAAAATTCTGAATCACTCCGGTCTAAACCCGGAAAACCATATCCACTAGGAGCTACATTTGATGGCGAAGGTGTCAATTTTGCCTTGTTTAGTGAGCATGCAACGGGTGTTATGCTTTGTTTGTACGACGCCAATGACCCAACTAAGGAAATTCAAACCATCGCATTAACTGAACAAACCGACTATGTCTGGCATATTTACCTTGACGACATAAAACCAGGACAACTTTACGGCTATCGCGTTGATGGTCCTTTTGATCCATCGCAGGGTTTGCTTTTCAACCCCAACAAAGTGTTGCTCGACCCCTATGCCAAAGCCATTAGTGGCCCTATTGACGGAGAGGTTGAGTTGTTGGGTTATGATCTGGATGATGAGTCGGATGAGCGCTTTCGCACACAAAGCACGACGGATAATAGTGCGGTCATTCCTAAATCCATTGTTATCGACAATGCGTTCGACTGGGAAGACGACAAGAGTCCTGACATTCCGCAAAACCGCTCGGTTATCTATGAATTACACGTTAAAGGCTTTACCGCTCAGCATCCGAAACTCCCTAAAAACATACGGGGAACCTACGCTGGTCTGGCCAGCCCGGAAGCCATCGACTACCTGACGAAGCTTGGCGTTACGACTGTTGAACTAATGCCTGTGCATCAGTTTACGGGAGAAAGTTACTGGGGCTACAACAGCATTGGTTTTTTCGCTCCTCACTCCGGATATGCGGCTAACGGTGCTATGGGCCAGCAAGTTGATGAATTTAAAGGCATGGTTAAAGCCTTGCACAAAGCAGGTCTGGAAGTTGTGCTGGACGTTGTGTACAACCACACGGCGGAAGGCAACCAGTTTGGCCCAACGCTTTCCATGAAAGGCATTGACAACCCGGCTTATTACTGGCTGGTTGAAGACAACAAAGCCTTTTACATGGATTATACCGGAACGGGTAATACCGTGAACATGAACCATCCGCGGACGTTGCAACTCGTTATGGACAGCCTGCGGTACTGGGTTACGGAAATGCACGTCGATGGTTTCCGCTTCGACCTGGCTTCGGCCCTGGCGCAAAGCCTGAGCGCCGCCGGTCAATTGTCGGCCTTCCTGGATGCGGTTCACCAGGATCCAATTCTGTCGCAGGTAAAACTGATTGCAGAGCCTTGGGATATTCAAAGCTACCATGTTGGGAACTTCCCGGTAAAATGGTCGGAGTGGAATGGAAAATACCGCGACTGCGTTCGGTCATTCTGGAAAGGTGATGAAGGACAGGCACATGAATTGGCGCTGCGTGTATTGGGTAGCCCGGATTTGTACGGCAACGATGGACGAAATCCAACCAACAGCATCAACCTGATTACGGCTCACGACGGTTTTACGCTCAATGATCTCGTTAGCTACAACGATAAACACAACGACGCTAACGGCGAAGACAACCGCGACGGACACAACGACAACCTGAGTTGGAACTGCGGGGCGGAAGGCCCAACCGATGACGCTGAAATCAACGCATTGCGGGAAAAGCAAAAGCGTAATTTTCTGGCAACGCTCCTGCTGAGCCAAGGAACTCCAATGTTGCTTATGGGCGATGAGTGTGGCCGGACCCAGCAGGGAAATAACAACGCTTACTCACAGGATAACGAAATTAGCTGGTTTAACTGGGAGTGGGATGAAAAGCAACAAGCTTTGTTTGATTATACCCGTCAGGTATTAGCGCTTCGTAAAGACATCGCTCTGCTCCGCCGCCGTAAGTTCTATACGCAGGACGAAGTATCGTGGCTCTGTACAAATGGTGAAGCAATGACGCCTGAAAACTGGCATGACTGTAACACGCGCTGCCTGGGGCTGCACATTGATGGCTCAAAAGTTGAGGAACAGGACGAGAATGGAGAACCAATCAGCGGTGGCCAATACTTATTGCTGTTTAACACTTATTGGGAGCCTCTCTCGTTTTCCATTCCAAAAGCAGGGCGTAAGCGCAAATGGGACGTGTTGATCAATACGGCCGAGGATCAATCCAAAAAAGATGTTCCAGCCGGAAAGGATCTTGATCTGGCCCCACGCTCAATGCTGGTTTTGAAAGCTTAA
- a CDS encoding ferritin-like domain-containing protein produces MNVTNTSEELIDRLNTLLTRTRDGERGYEEASENVKDPELKSLFLAQSKQRGEFALELDREIRTLGGDPEKTTSLMADLHRAWINIKSAFTSDDDKAVAEECKRGDGEALADYNDILQGTNLAASTRELLIRQQDRIQSAHSSMSRLADVL; encoded by the coding sequence ATGAATGTTACAAACACAAGCGAAGAATTGATCGATCGCCTAAATACATTGTTAACTCGTACACGTGACGGTGAACGTGGTTATGAAGAAGCGTCTGAAAACGTAAAAGACCCAGAACTGAAAAGCCTGTTTCTAGCCCAGTCGAAACAGCGGGGTGAATTTGCGCTGGAACTAGACCGCGAAATTCGGACTTTGGGGGGCGATCCAGAGAAAACAACTAGCCTGATGGCCGATTTACACCGTGCCTGGATTAATATAAAATCAGCTTTTACCAGCGATGATGACAAGGCAGTAGCAGAAGAATGTAAGCGCGGCGATGGCGAAGCATTGGCCGATTACAATGACATTTTGCAAGGAACTAACCTGGCAGCTAGTACGCGTGAGCTACTGATTCGTCAGCAGGACCGCATCCAATCAGCCCATTCATCCATGAGCCGGCTAGCTGATGTACTGTAA
- a CDS encoding glycoside hydrolase family 43 protein gives MRLTFVSLLFLILIGPTAVAQTQPTSTTFSNPLLPAGADPWSIYRDGYYYYTHTTGRNITLWRTPSLAELPNAEKKVVWTPPATGPYSKEIWAPELHHMNGRWYLVFAADDGRNRNHRLWVLENESANPLEGEWTMKGQIKTPEDKWAIDGSLFDYQGQLYLVWSGWEGDENGRQDIYICRMENPWTAVGARTLISTPTYEWERDGTLSRPGPDDKPLVLVNEGPQPLVRDNKLFIIYSASGCWTDSYALGMVSATGDKNLLDASSWTKHPKPVFKAVNVDGTNAAGHNSFFKSPDGTEDWILYHANPESGQGCGQKRSPRAQRFTWTADGLPDFGQPVATGTILSSPK, from the coding sequence ATGAGATTGACGTTCGTTAGCCTGCTGTTCCTAATCCTGATTGGACCAACGGCGGTGGCTCAGACGCAGCCAACATCAACAACTTTTTCTAATCCGCTACTGCCCGCTGGTGCCGATCCGTGGAGTATTTACCGGGATGGTTATTATTACTACACGCATACCACAGGCCGGAATATAACGCTTTGGCGAACCCCTTCGCTGGCGGAATTACCCAATGCCGAGAAAAAAGTAGTTTGGACGCCGCCCGCAACCGGGCCTTATAGCAAGGAAATATGGGCACCAGAATTGCACCATATGAATGGACGCTGGTATTTAGTCTTTGCCGCGGATGATGGCCGAAATCGCAACCACCGCCTCTGGGTGCTGGAAAACGAATCAGCAAATCCGCTGGAAGGGGAATGGACCATGAAAGGCCAGATTAAAACACCCGAGGATAAATGGGCCATTGACGGATCGCTATTTGATTATCAAGGCCAGCTTTATCTGGTGTGGTCAGGCTGGGAAGGGGATGAAAACGGGCGGCAGGACATTTACATCTGTCGGATGGAAAATCCCTGGACGGCTGTCGGAGCGCGCACGCTCATTTCAACCCCAACCTACGAATGGGAACGCGACGGCACCCTTTCCCGGCCAGGACCAGATGACAAACCGCTAGTATTAGTAAATGAAGGTCCGCAACCGCTTGTGCGCGACAATAAACTGTTTATTATCTACTCGGCCTCGGGTTGCTGGACAGATAGTTATGCGCTAGGGATGGTTTCGGCAACAGGAGATAAGAATTTGCTGGATGCCAGTTCATGGACAAAACATCCGAAGCCTGTTTTCAAAGCCGTTAACGTTGATGGCACGAACGCCGCCGGACACAATTCGTTTTTCAAATCCCCGGACGGAACGGAAGACTGGATTTTATACCACGCCAATCCAGAATCGGGGCAGGGTTGTGGTCAGAAACGGTCACCAAGAGCGCAGCGTTTCACCTGGACTGCCGATGGCTTACCCGATTTTGGCCAGCCTGTAGCAACGGGAACGATATTGTCTAGCCCCAAGTAA
- a CDS encoding sensor histidine kinase — MSRRLIRILVVLSVLSIIGILTVQIVWVTQAYRLGERQFRQTAFIALQDVAEQVAQLNKVTLRCDAVSQISSNYFVVNTESPVDPTILEHFITQSLRQHNLITDFEYGVYSCESDRMVYGNYVSTQASLTAVQPTRQFPTLPQFTYHFGIRFPNQTGFLTSQLDNYIASSVAVLVVVLFFGYTLFVVLRQRRLTEVQQDFINNITHELQTPISTIRIAADVLRSDTITEQPERLRQYTRILQEESVRLQNQVQDVLQLARSERLRFALDRQELDLHEVLKTLAALYQPHVSLDLKAAQSVIKADRYHLENLVKNLLDNAVKYCTDAPCVTIQTRNEGAQVIWSVRDNGIGIAQEYHEKIFGQFYRVPTDRMHTVKGFGIGLYYVRKVIRAHRWQIRLQSAEGAGSEFVIIST, encoded by the coding sequence ATGTCCCGACGGCTTATCAGAATATTGGTTGTTTTATCGGTGCTGTCTATCATCGGCATTTTAACAGTGCAGATTGTGTGGGTCACGCAGGCTTATCGGCTAGGTGAGCGCCAATTTCGGCAAACCGCTTTTATCGCTTTGCAGGATGTTGCCGAGCAGGTCGCACAGCTCAATAAAGTTACACTCCGCTGCGACGCTGTTTCTCAGATTTCCTCTAACTACTTCGTTGTCAACACCGAATCCCCCGTTGATCCAACCATACTCGAGCATTTCATTACGCAGTCGCTGCGACAGCACAACCTAATCACTGACTTTGAATACGGTGTTTACAGCTGCGAAAGTGATCGCATGGTGTATGGAAATTACGTCAGTACGCAGGCCAGTCTAACCGCTGTTCAGCCAACCCGTCAGTTTCCGACTTTGCCGCAGTTTACGTATCATTTTGGGATTCGCTTTCCTAATCAGACCGGCTTTCTGACCTCGCAACTCGACAATTACATTGCTTCCTCAGTGGCGGTGCTGGTCGTGGTTTTATTTTTTGGGTATACGCTTTTCGTGGTGCTCCGCCAGCGACGATTAACCGAAGTACAGCAGGATTTTATCAACAACATTACCCACGAACTGCAAACACCCATTTCGACCATCCGCATCGCTGCCGACGTGCTTCGCTCCGATACCATTACCGAACAGCCGGAGCGATTGCGTCAGTACACCCGCATTTTGCAGGAAGAAAGTGTGCGTCTTCAGAATCAGGTACAGGATGTGCTGCAACTGGCTCGTTCCGAGCGGCTGCGTTTCGCCCTTGACCGGCAGGAGCTTGACTTACACGAGGTTTTAAAAACGCTGGCCGCGTTGTATCAACCGCACGTCAGCTTAGACCTGAAAGCCGCGCAATCCGTCATCAAAGCCGATCGATACCATCTCGAAAATCTGGTCAAAAACCTGCTCGACAATGCGGTAAAATACTGTACCGATGCCCCTTGCGTAACCATCCAGACCCGTAACGAGGGCGCCCAGGTGATCTGGTCGGTGCGGGATAATGGCATTGGCATTGCTCAGGAATACCACGAGAAAATATTCGGTCAATTTTACCGCGTTCCAACGGATCGGATGCATACCGTCAAAGGATTTGGCATTGGGCTTTATTACGTTCGGAAGGTCATTCGGGCGCATCGCTGGCAAATTCGCCTGCAAAGCGCAGAAGGAGCCGGAAGTGAATTTGTCATTATTTCAACGTAA
- a CDS encoding DUF3891 family protein: MIVNATDEGWEVIHQQAHGLLAVQLAVNWKPELRPIRWIETLIALTEHDDGQEEWAGKNHLTKTGAPKDFQIQEYSVTQARNMVTIALEKSRWNALMVSMHARFLYEPMQGKDPQMDEFLEQQRKNQKDWLRKLAVTKEEAQYAYAFLQWCDAFSLILVQGHIPPSQRRLEISPGPDGVSYYLSQRADQTLLVDPWPFECDEFTAHTEVYHLNELSFKNDQELYDAIGKAPIEERKWTIKA, encoded by the coding sequence ATGATTGTAAACGCCACAGATGAAGGGTGGGAGGTAATCCACCAGCAGGCTCATGGTTTGTTGGCGGTTCAACTCGCCGTAAACTGGAAACCAGAACTGCGCCCGATTCGCTGGATCGAAACCCTTATTGCGCTAACAGAACACGATGATGGGCAGGAAGAGTGGGCAGGAAAAAATCACCTCACAAAAACCGGTGCTCCCAAAGATTTCCAAATTCAGGAATATTCAGTGACCCAGGCCCGCAACATGGTTACCATTGCGTTGGAAAAAAGCCGCTGGAACGCTTTAATGGTATCGATGCACGCTAGGTTTCTGTATGAACCGATGCAAGGAAAAGATCCGCAAATGGATGAATTTCTGGAACAGCAGCGTAAAAACCAGAAAGATTGGCTACGAAAATTAGCCGTTACGAAAGAAGAGGCGCAGTACGCTTACGCTTTCTTACAGTGGTGCGATGCGTTTTCGTTGATTTTGGTTCAGGGCCACATCCCACCTAGCCAGCGTCGTCTGGAGATTAGCCCGGGGCCAGATGGCGTTTCGTATTACCTGTCGCAACGGGCCGATCAAACCCTTCTGGTGGACCCCTGGCCCTTTGAATGCGATGAGTTTACAGCCCATACAGAAGTCTATCACCTGAACGAACTCAGCTTTAAAAATGATCAGGAGCTATACGATGCGATCGGAAAAGCACCTATAGAAGAGCGAAAGTGGACGATTAAGGCTTAA
- a CDS encoding beta-propeller fold lactonase family protein — MRKQHLVIYTALLAGSLWPLRSNGQQSTIPFQARGIITLSDADMAASTVADGYLHKGKGTRDALTVISFPLDRSGQNIGQASVSNSSALYDKTLAITPNGRVAFVLEGHGPLNDSLTTLKNGLGDLPLSSKMFTVDLSIPGKPVVRYGFNVGNQPTAVVINPQGNLLAVASGEAGKEIRLVEVDNTGKPTRIVTAASPVDSARITNLIWHPGGRFIAYIIGETQEIGLLKLSTDNARKPTLIPHGKPIKVGSLPATGRFTPDGNFLIVSDIKKNANAQGAGKGELFVVQLSTDDAPGESKIISQVASGESAEALAISPDGSTVVIANSNQSYQPYSHSAAGKSSLSIYTLSKAGQLQLGNDYPFEGVMPQSVEFDKSGNTLAVAVYEYLDYGDRKGAVEFWKVNKSDKPSLERLPAKITVNRGCHTIKVY; from the coding sequence ATGAGAAAACAGCATTTAGTAATCTATACGGCTCTGCTGGCGGGCAGCTTATGGCCGCTCCGCAGCAATGGGCAACAAAGTACAATTCCGTTTCAGGCGCGGGGCATTATTACCTTATCGGACGCCGACATGGCCGCTTCTACCGTGGCCGACGGTTACTTACACAAAGGAAAAGGTACCCGTGACGCCCTGACAGTTATCAGTTTTCCACTCGACCGCAGTGGCCAAAACATTGGTCAGGCTTCGGTTTCTAACTCATCAGCGCTGTACGACAAGACTTTAGCAATTACCCCAAATGGCCGCGTTGCTTTCGTTCTGGAAGGCCACGGCCCCCTGAATGACAGCCTTACAACGCTCAAAAATGGACTTGGCGACTTACCGCTTTCGTCGAAAATGTTCACGGTTGATTTGAGCATACCGGGCAAACCCGTTGTCCGATATGGATTTAATGTTGGCAATCAACCAACGGCTGTAGTTATCAACCCACAAGGCAACCTGCTAGCGGTGGCATCGGGCGAAGCGGGTAAGGAAATCCGGTTGGTCGAGGTCGATAATACGGGCAAACCTACGCGCATTGTAACGGCGGCCTCTCCAGTTGATAGTGCCCGTATTACTAACCTAATCTGGCATCCGGGCGGCCGCTTTATTGCGTATATCATCGGGGAAACGCAGGAGATTGGATTGCTGAAACTATCAACCGATAACGCCCGAAAACCAACTCTCATTCCCCACGGAAAGCCCATCAAAGTGGGTAGTTTACCCGCAACGGGCCGTTTCACGCCAGACGGCAACTTTCTGATTGTAAGCGACATTAAGAAAAACGCGAATGCTCAGGGTGCTGGTAAAGGAGAGCTTTTTGTGGTTCAACTCAGCACAGACGATGCGCCGGGTGAAAGTAAAATTATTTCACAAGTTGCTAGCGGTGAAAGTGCCGAGGCGCTGGCCATCAGTCCCGATGGATCAACGGTTGTTATTGCTAATTCAAACCAATCCTACCAGCCTTACAGCCATTCGGCGGCGGGTAAAAGTTCGTTATCAATTTATACCCTGAGTAAAGCCGGTCAATTACAACTGGGCAATGACTATCCTTTTGAAGGCGTAATGCCTCAGAGCGTAGAGTTTGACAAAAGTGGCAATACCCTGGCGGTGGCTGTATACGAATACCTCGACTATGGTGACCGCAAGGGCGCAGTCGAGTTCTGGAAAGTAAACAAAAGCGATAAACCCAGTTTAGAAAGGCTTCCGGCAAAAATCACTGTGAACCGTGGTTGCCACACCATCAAGGTTTACTAA
- a CDS encoding galactokinase, which translates to MDLKNTFFHQVSQRFQTHFQAQPELIVRGPGRINLIGEHTDYNGGFVLPASIDKEIIFAISKKEGTTCEVYAENVGDSTTFSLDQLEKSRKGWPNYLMGVVDQLQKRGCKLGGFRLVFGGDIPTGAGLSSSAAIECGLAFCLNELYALGLSKIEMVKLSQAAENQFVGVQCGIMDQFASMMGKANSVIQLDCRSLEYQYFPLELNDYLVVLCDTAVKHSLGNSEYNTRRQECEAGVDILQRKYPEVQLLRDATPAMVETCRDEMPAKVYDRCRYMTEEIERVQLACQLLLANDLEGFGQKMYETHDGLQHLYEVSCPELDFLVDQTRSDDNVLGSRMMGGGFGGCTINIVRKDAVDAFEQKLAQAYHEAFGIDLKCYRVTITDGTEAITA; encoded by the coding sequence ATGGACTTAAAAAATACGTTCTTCCACCAGGTTTCTCAACGTTTTCAGACTCATTTTCAAGCCCAGCCTGAATTAATCGTCCGTGGACCCGGCCGGATTAATTTGATTGGTGAGCATACGGATTATAACGGTGGGTTTGTTTTGCCAGCCAGCATTGACAAGGAAATCATTTTCGCGATTTCAAAAAAAGAAGGAACGACCTGTGAAGTTTACGCCGAAAACGTGGGCGATTCGACGACGTTTAGCCTGGACCAGCTTGAAAAATCCCGGAAAGGATGGCCGAATTACCTGATGGGCGTCGTGGATCAGTTGCAGAAAAGAGGCTGTAAACTGGGTGGCTTTCGGTTGGTATTTGGCGGTGATATTCCAACGGGGGCGGGCCTGTCGTCGTCGGCGGCTATTGAGTGCGGTCTGGCTTTTTGCCTAAACGAGCTCTATGCGTTGGGCTTGTCAAAAATAGAAATGGTAAAGCTAAGCCAGGCGGCTGAAAACCAGTTCGTTGGTGTGCAGTGCGGTATTATGGATCAGTTTGCGTCCATGATGGGAAAAGCAAATTCGGTTATTCAGCTGGACTGTCGGTCGCTGGAATATCAGTATTTTCCGCTGGAACTAAATGATTATTTAGTGGTGCTTTGCGATACGGCAGTAAAACATTCATTGGGTAATAGCGAATACAATACCCGCCGCCAGGAATGTGAAGCAGGCGTGGATATTCTGCAACGAAAATACCCTGAGGTTCAGTTACTACGTGATGCTACGCCAGCGATGGTAGAAACTTGCCGGGACGAAATGCCGGCTAAAGTTTATGATCGGTGCCGTTATATGACCGAAGAAATCGAGCGCGTTCAGCTCGCTTGCCAATTGCTGTTAGCGAACGATTTAGAAGGCTTTGGGCAAAAAATGTACGAAACGCACGACGGCTTGCAGCACCTTTATGAGGTGAGTTGCCCAGAACTGGATTTTCTTGTCGATCAGACGCGTAGTGACGACAACGTATTGGGTTCTCGCATGATGGGCGGCGGATTTGGCGGCTGTACCATTAATATCGTTCGGAAAGATGCGGTTGATGCCTTTGAGCAGAAACTGGCTCAAGCCTACCACGAAGCATTTGGTATCGATTTGAAGTGTTACCGGGTAACCATTACGGATGGTACCGAAGCCATCACGGCCTAA
- a CDS encoding OmpA family protein translates to MKTSSHTLKVKAVAIALAGSLLATDVLTSCKSIKQNTNKTQRGAAIGVGAGAVAGGLIGRKSGNTAVGAILGATVGGAAGALIGRRMDKQAEELRRGLENARVERVGEGIKITFNSDLLFDVDKYDLKSATRQNLTQLAETLKKYDDTNVVIEGHADAQGSDDYNVKLSERRAKKVANFLNSQGVKNNRLTEKGYGEAQPLADNSTEAGRQRNRRVEVAIFANDKLQKAAERGQI, encoded by the coding sequence ATGAAAACAAGTAGCCATACGCTGAAAGTGAAAGCTGTGGCAATTGCACTAGCTGGAAGCCTTTTAGCAACAGATGTGTTAACGAGTTGTAAATCCATCAAACAAAATACAAACAAGACCCAGCGCGGAGCAGCCATCGGTGTTGGTGCCGGAGCTGTAGCGGGAGGTCTGATTGGTAGAAAATCAGGAAACACGGCTGTTGGCGCTATTCTTGGCGCAACAGTGGGTGGCGCGGCTGGTGCCTTGATTGGTCGCCGCATGGATAAGCAGGCAGAGGAATTGCGTCGGGGGTTGGAGAATGCCCGCGTAGAGCGTGTGGGAGAGGGTATAAAAATCACGTTTAATTCTGACTTGCTATTCGACGTAGACAAATATGATCTGAAGTCTGCAACTCGTCAGAACTTGACCCAGCTCGCCGAAACGCTCAAGAAATACGACGATACCAATGTCGTGATTGAGGGTCACGCAGATGCGCAGGGAAGTGATGACTATAACGTCAAGCTTTCTGAACGTCGGGCTAAAAAAGTAGCTAATTTTCTGAACTCTCAGGGGGTAAAAAACAACCGCCTGACTGAAAAAGGTTACGGTGAAGCCCAGCCATTGGCCGACAATTCAACGGAGGCAGGTCGTCAGCGAAACCGTCGGGTAGAAGTAGCCATTTTTGCAAACGATAAGTTACAGAAAGCGGCAGAACGCGGCCAAATCTAA
- a CDS encoding response regulator transcription factor produces the protein MPTPKARILYVEDDINLGFVTKDNLELAHFQVEHHINGVAAWEAFNRQPFDLCILDVMLPGSDGFELAQRIRQTDNHVPILFLSALADKDNRLQGLRLGGDDYLTKPFSIEELLLKIGVFLRRCQQRPEASPSGSIVQIGHYLFDRQNLKIQSHNHVETLTHREAEVLSYLLERRNTLVRRDEILKAIWGDNDYFMGRSLDVFISRLRKRLRHDPSIRIENMHGIGFRFSF, from the coding sequence ATGCCCACACCCAAAGCCCGCATCTTGTACGTTGAAGACGACATTAACCTGGGCTTCGTCACGAAGGACAATCTAGAACTCGCTCATTTTCAAGTTGAACACCACATTAACGGCGTGGCTGCCTGGGAGGCTTTTAACCGTCAGCCATTCGATTTGTGCATTCTGGACGTAATGCTCCCCGGCTCCGATGGCTTTGAGCTGGCCCAGCGTATTCGGCAAACCGACAATCACGTACCCATTTTGTTCCTGAGTGCGCTGGCGGACAAAGACAATCGGTTGCAGGGCTTACGGCTCGGGGGCGATGATTATTTGACTAAGCCTTTCAGCATTGAAGAATTATTGTTGAAGATCGGCGTTTTTCTGCGTCGCTGCCAGCAGCGCCCAGAGGCGTCGCCATCCGGGTCCATCGTGCAAATTGGACATTATCTCTTTGACCGGCAAAACCTGAAAATCCAGTCTCATAACCACGTTGAAACGCTGACTCACCGGGAAGCCGAAGTGCTTTCTTACCTGCTTGAGCGGCGGAATACCCTTGTTCGCCGCGACGAAATCCTGAAAGCAATCTGGGGCGATAACGATTATTTCATGGGCCGCAGCCTGGATGTTTTTATTTCCCGACTCCGCAAACGGCTCCGGCATGACCCCTCCATTCGGATTGAAAACATGCATGGCATCGGTTTTCGATTCTCATTTTAG
- a CDS encoding DUF3140 domain-containing protein: MTDQEKKEVLDEFDELTNMSASELKKWLETDDSKSVGQDSGDGESIGHKSGEKIITIKQKKNSELANPDYEHMRKVISYIKRHNAQRPKDVRGSNWAFSLKNWGHDPEK, from the coding sequence ATGACTGATCAGGAAAAAAAGGAAGTTTTAGATGAGTTTGATGAATTAACAAACATGTCAGCTTCTGAACTAAAGAAATGGCTGGAAACAGATGATTCCAAATCGGTTGGCCAGGACAGCGGTGATGGTGAGTCAATCGGGCATAAGTCTGGAGAGAAAATTATTACTATCAAACAGAAGAAAAACAGCGAGTTAGCTAATCCTGATTACGAACATATGCGTAAGGTGATTAGTTATATAAAAAGGCACAACGCCCAGAGGCCGAAAGATGTGAGGGGGAGTAATTGGGCGTTTTCATTGAAAAACTGGGGTCACGATCCCGAGAAGTAG